DNA from Candidatus Limnocylindria bacterium:
GCGCGCGACCCTCGATCCGTTCCGGCGCGATGTATCTCGCCGTCCCGATGAGCTGGTGCTCGCGCGGCCCGCGCGCCGCGCGCGCGATGCCGAAGTCGGTGAGCTTCGCGGTGCCCTGCTGATCAACGATGACGTTCGCTGGTTTGACGTCGCAGTGGATGACGCCCGCTTCATGCGCGGCGTCGAGCGCCGCCGCGATCTGCGCGACGAGACGGGCGGCCTCGTGCGGGCGCAGCGGACCTCGGTCGGCGATGACGTCGCGCAGGGTTCGTCCACGCACGAGCTCCATGACCATGAACGCGTCGGCGCCGTCGCGCCCTTCATCAAAGACCGTTACGACGTTGGGATGCAGCACCGATGCCGCGCGCCGTGCCTCATCCGCGAAGCGTTCGCGGAACGCCTCGTCGGCGTCCGCGCCGAGGATCTTGATCGCGACGTCGCGATCGAGCCGCTCGTCCCGGGCCTGCCACACCTCGCCGGCGCCGCCCTCGTCGATGCGTGCCGTCAGGCGGTAGCGTCCCGCGAGCAGCCGACGCTCATTCGTCTCTTCGCTCTTCGTGGAGGGATCCGGCGATGGCATATCGATCACGGCCCTCGGCTCAGGCCAGCGCCATCAGGGCGGCGAGCGCGACCTCGTACACGTGATCGTTGCGAGCGATCGACAGCTCCTCGCCGAGCAGCTCCCGTATCGCAAGCGCGGGCAGCGGCACGACGCGCTCCGAGCGCATCACGCCGCCGATCATCGCGGTCGCGGTCGCGTGACGCTCGTCCGGCGCGCGCTTGATCACGAACTCCGCCGTGTCTCGTCCTAGCGTCGCCTGGATGCGGATGCCCGACACATCGCCGGCATCGAGGCCGCGCTCGAAACGCGGCCGGAGCCGCACCATGACCGTCGCGCCGTCCGCGCGGCCCATGCGGAAGAGCAGACCGCCGGCCTCCGACGGCGCGATCGACTCGACTGGCCGCCAGCCCAGGCGGGACGCGAGCCACCCGAGCAGGAGGAGCGCCTGTGAGGGATGGATGTCGCGGCCATCCATGTCCACAGCAAAGCCGGCGCGTATGCCGGTGATCCCATCCAGGAACGGGCGCCAGGCAGGGACGTCAAAGAACTGCGCGATGAGCTCGCGCCAGTGCGTGAGTCTGGCCCAGTTGAGATCGGTGATGGCGACGCGATGCCGGGCAAGACGCGCGATCTCGGGGAGCGTGCGGTCGGCTCGCGCGAAGTCGGCGGAGTCGATGATGAAGCGGTCGGCCAGCGTCACGAGATCGTCGAGATGCCGCGCGTCGCTGGGTGGTGTTCCGGTCCACCAGAGGAAGACCGGCAGGTCGGGCACGAGCAGCGGGATGACGACGCTGGCCACGCGTTCATCGAAGTCGCCGCGCACACGGGCGAGGATCTGCTCGTACAGGACCGGCTGCGCGCCGT
Protein-coding regions in this window:
- a CDS encoding glucose-6-phosphate dehydrogenase assembly protein OpcA translates to MIDETFWGAEASSIDALERGLARLRRAAVAHARERGQTLARASVLNLVVYSERELHARRAARAVADLALRHPSRAIVLLGDRDRDGSVASVQLHCHVPQSDGAQPVLYEQILARVRGDFDERVASVVIPLLVPDLPVFLWWTGTPPSDARHLDDLVTLADRFIIDSADFARADRTLPEIARLARHRVAITDLNWARLTHWRELIAQFFDVPAWRPFLDGITGIRAGFAVDMDGRDIHPSQALLLLGWLASRLGWRPVESIAPSEAGGLLFRMGRADGATVMVRLRPRFERGLDAGDVSGIRIQATLGRDTAEFVIKRAPDERHATATAMIGGVMRSERVVPLPALAIRELLGEELSIARNDHVYEVALAALMALA